In the Caldanaerovirga acetigignens genome, one interval contains:
- a CDS encoding arginase family protein, whose protein sequence is MTSPAVNVIRSDDSIAFQKKLQLKAHSVLDLSGAKGLRFYSEKKFFQRLKENLNSVRPGITFLGPGDFHHLSLCLLDNLKSAPVLVLFDHHSDMQSSPDDLITCGSWVGLALKENKIKKCVIVGVNSKDEGLYKSQDAKRTVFFPEELPHEIKLSGIMREITEAEWPVYISIDKDVLTKDDAHTNWDQGRMSLGELLEILEAIGEVADVVGADVCGEWRLPPDPVFVTVDDIKKTNINERANLKILEKLLEVWQKDKKNSKISLYKF, encoded by the coding sequence ATGACCTCGCCCGCGGTGAACGTAATAAGGAGTGATGACAGCATTGCCTTTCAAAAAAAACTTCAGCTAAAAGCCCATTCAGTTTTAGACCTTTCTGGAGCAAAAGGACTCAGGTTCTACAGCGAAAAAAAGTTCTTTCAAAGGCTCAAAGAAAACCTGAATTCAGTAAGACCGGGCATTACTTTCTTGGGCCCCGGCGATTTTCACCACCTTTCGCTTTGCCTGCTTGATAATTTAAAAAGTGCTCCTGTTCTTGTGTTGTTTGACCATCACTCTGATATGCAGAGTTCACCTGACGATTTAATTACCTGCGGATCTTGGGTGGGGTTGGCACTTAAAGAAAACAAAATAAAAAAGTGCGTAATTGTCGGTGTAAATTCGAAAGATGAAGGCTTGTATAAATCTCAGGATGCGAAAAGGACAGTGTTTTTCCCGGAAGAACTACCTCACGAGATTAAACTTTCCGGCATAATGAGAGAAATTACTGAAGCCGAATGGCCAGTTTACATAAGCATAGACAAAGATGTACTTACAAAGGATGATGCTCATACTAACTGGGACCAGGGCAGGATGAGCCTGGGAGAACTTCTGGAAATCTTGGAAGCTATAGGCGAAGTAGCGGACGTAGTAGGGGCTGATGTTTGCGGAGAGTGGCGATTGCCACCGGATCCTGTATTCGTGACAGTTGACGATATAAAGAAGACAAATATCAATGAACGGGCTAATCTAAAAATCCTAGAAAAACTTTTGGAAGTATGGCAAAAGGATAAAAAAAATAGTAAAATATCCTTGTACAAATTCTAA
- the pstB gene encoding phosphate ABC transporter ATP-binding protein PstB: MMERALSIRNLKVSYKDREVLKGIDLDIYKNKITAIIGPSGCGKSTLLRCMNRMIDIVEGAKVSGEVLFGGENIYAPGVDPVKIRFKIGMVFQKPNPFPKSIFENVAFGLKINGYTGDIPYMVEKSLRWAGLWEEVKGRLKDDAYVLSGGQQQRLCIARALALEPEVLLLDEPCSALDPVSTLRIEELLLNLKERLTIVIVTHNIQQAARIADYTAFLLDGNLVEFGETSSMFTVPKDKRTEDFITGRFG; this comes from the coding sequence ATGATGGAAAGAGCATTGTCAATCCGAAATCTCAAAGTCAGCTATAAAGATAGGGAAGTATTAAAAGGCATTGACCTTGACATTTATAAAAATAAAATTACTGCCATTATAGGGCCTTCGGGTTGCGGGAAAAGCACCTTGCTAAGATGCATGAACAGGATGATAGACATCGTTGAGGGAGCTAAAGTCAGCGGGGAGGTCCTTTTCGGCGGCGAAAATATTTATGCGCCGGGTGTAGATCCCGTAAAGATACGCTTCAAAATAGGCATGGTATTTCAAAAACCCAACCCATTTCCCAAAAGCATTTTCGAAAACGTTGCCTTCGGGCTAAAGATAAACGGATATACGGGAGATATCCCGTATATGGTCGAGAAGTCACTCCGCTGGGCAGGACTTTGGGAAGAAGTCAAGGGCAGGCTGAAAGATGACGCCTACGTCCTTTCCGGCGGCCAGCAACAGCGGTTGTGCATAGCAAGGGCCTTGGCCTTGGAACCCGAAGTGCTCCTTTTGGATGAACCCTGTTCGGCCCTCGATCCTGTTTCGACGCTTAGGATAGAAGAACTGCTGCTGAATTTGAAAGAAAGGCTCACTATCGTAATCGTAACCCACAACATCCAGCAGGCTGCGAGGATTGCCGATTATACTGCATTTTTGCTCGATGGAAATCTAGTGGAGTTCGGAGAGACCAGCAGTATGTTTACGGTCCCGAAAGATAAGAGGACGGAAGATTTTATAACAGGCCGGTTTGGATAA
- a CDS encoding MetS family NSS transporter small subunit: protein MNPGSLITMIVVLGIAWGGMLYFINIAFKAQGQDRR, encoded by the coding sequence GTGAACCCGGGAAGCCTCATTACAATGATAGTGGTGCTGGGGATAGCGTGGGGTGGTATGCTTTACTTCATTAATATAGCATTTAAAGCTCAAGGACAGGATAGAAGGTAA
- the fbp gene encoding fructose-1,6-bisphosphate aldolase/phosphatase → MAKLTLTVIKADIGGCVGHCSVHPQLLDEARNFIEEKGKGLLEDYVVTHVGDDINLIMTHRKGVDCSDIHKLAWDTFLSCTQVAKRLKLYGAGQDLLADSFSGNIKGMGPGVAEMEFEERPSEPVIVFMADKTEPGAWNLPLYKMFADPFNTIGLVIDPKMHDGFKFEVLDTVENKKIVFNCPEEIYDMLVFLGASNRYAVKAVYNKKGEPAAVSSTQRMNLMAGRYVGKDDPVLIVRCQNGFPAVGEALEPFANPHLVAGWMRGSHFGPLMPVSCDDATPTRFDGPPRVVAMGFQLAEGKLVGPQDMFADVAFDRARQKALKIADYLRQLGPFEPHRLPLDEMEYTTMPQVMERLKDRFE, encoded by the coding sequence ATGGCCAAATTGACATTAACGGTAATAAAGGCAGACATAGGTGGCTGTGTGGGACACTGCAGCGTACACCCGCAGCTTTTGGATGAAGCAAGGAATTTCATTGAAGAAAAAGGTAAAGGTCTTTTGGAAGATTACGTCGTCACTCACGTAGGCGATGACATTAACCTCATCATGACGCACAGGAAAGGTGTCGATTGCTCTGATATTCACAAGCTGGCGTGGGATACTTTTCTTTCCTGCACTCAAGTCGCAAAGAGGTTAAAACTTTATGGAGCGGGGCAAGACCTTCTTGCCGATTCTTTTTCTGGAAATATAAAAGGAATGGGTCCTGGAGTTGCTGAAATGGAGTTTGAAGAGCGCCCCAGCGAGCCCGTTATTGTTTTCATGGCGGATAAAACGGAGCCCGGCGCCTGGAATTTGCCTCTTTACAAGATGTTTGCAGACCCTTTCAACACCATAGGGCTTGTCATTGACCCGAAGATGCACGACGGGTTTAAATTTGAGGTTTTAGATACGGTGGAGAATAAGAAAATAGTATTCAACTGCCCAGAAGAGATTTACGACATGCTTGTATTTTTGGGAGCTTCCAACCGCTATGCTGTTAAGGCCGTATATAACAAGAAAGGCGAGCCTGCTGCGGTATCTTCTACGCAAAGGATGAACCTGATGGCCGGAAGGTATGTGGGTAAGGACGATCCGGTGCTCATAGTCCGCTGCCAGAATGGTTTCCCGGCTGTGGGTGAAGCCCTGGAACCCTTTGCCAATCCCCACCTGGTGGCCGGATGGATGAGGGGTTCCCACTTCGGTCCGCTTATGCCGGTATCCTGCGATGATGCCACTCCCACCAGATTTGACGGGCCGCCGAGGGTAGTGGCCATGGGATTCCAGTTGGCAGAAGGAAAGCTTGTAGGTCCCCAGGACATGTTTGCTGACGTAGCCTTCGACAGAGCAAGGCAAAAGGCTTTAAAGATAGCTGACTACTTACGGCAGCTTGGGCCTTTCGAGCCGCACCGCCTGCCTTTGGATGAGATGGAATACACGACCATGCCTCAGGTCATGGAGCGATTGAAAGATAGGTTTGAGTAA
- a CDS encoding 5-formyltetrahydrofolate cyclo-ligase — MADEKELKKRLRCDYLEKRSRLSEEEVREKSAKIMSSLFELEDFKKAGFVMFYVDCRNEVMTKDAIEKALSMGKRVAVPKTVKGEGLLAIEIKNLGELSCGVFGILEPENDENRIDPGEIDLVVVPGIAFDRRGYRLGYGAGYYDRFLPKLREGVKKIAVAFEMQLVDLLPTEDHDVRMDALLTEKRLYTFA, encoded by the coding sequence ATGGCGGATGAAAAAGAGCTGAAGAAAAGGTTGAGGTGCGATTATCTGGAAAAAAGGTCAAGGCTCTCGGAAGAAGAGGTGAGGGAAAAGAGTGCAAAGATAATGTCCAGCCTTTTCGAGCTGGAGGACTTCAAAAAAGCCGGCTTTGTCATGTTTTACGTGGACTGCAGAAACGAAGTGATGACAAAGGATGCTATTGAAAAGGCCCTTTCAATGGGAAAAAGGGTGGCCGTGCCAAAGACGGTGAAAGGCGAGGGGCTTTTGGCGATAGAGATAAAAAACCTCGGTGAACTTTCCTGTGGAGTTTTTGGCATTCTAGAGCCTGAAAATGACGAAAATCGGATAGACCCCGGCGAAATAGACCTGGTGGTGGTTCCAGGCATTGCCTTCGACAGAAGGGGTTACCGGTTAGGGTACGGGGCTGGCTACTACGACAGGTTTTTGCCAAAGCTCCGGGAAGGAGTTAAAAAGATAGCGGTAGCTTTTGAAATGCAGCTTGTAGATTTATTGCCGACAGAGGACCACGATGTCAGAATGGATGCTCTATTGACGGAAAAACGGCTGTATACGTTTGCATGA
- a CDS encoding sodium-dependent transporter, with the protein MEKRETFATRFGFIAAAMGQAIGTGNVWRFPRVATANGGGPFMLAYILAILVWSIPLLMAEVVIGRKTRKGTVGAFRDFMGEKYTWMGAWVGFVCFALGAYYSVTMAWTLRYFFYGLFGVLKPGVDTAALWNGFISSPWQGVMFHALAVGMAAFVVFRGVQGGIEKASKLMIPTLFALLVIGMIRALTLPNAVGGLNYLFNPDFGKVLSGKVWLEAFTQAAWSTGAGWGFMITYAVYTKEKEDVAANSFITGLADTSAALIAGMTVIPTIFALAPEHLKEAIGAGNTGLTFIWLAKLFPQMPGGQVIATLFFLAMAFAALTSLYAMYEVSIRNFMDAGWSRQKAATFVVTLSFLCGIPSAVNINIFENQDLVWGVALLVSGLFVALAVIKYGLEKARVEDINAVSDVKVNKWWNTCIMLFPAMFAVICGWWVYQQFTWYPETWWNPFEVYSPGTTFAQWAIVIIVLLIYNDRLARAIKPSEPGVMTRTDGKGV; encoded by the coding sequence GTGGAAAAGCGGGAAACCTTTGCAACTAGATTTGGTTTTATCGCTGCCGCGATGGGGCAGGCGATTGGCACCGGAAACGTATGGCGTTTCCCCCGGGTAGCAACCGCTAACGGCGGCGGTCCCTTTATGCTAGCTTATATACTGGCAATCCTCGTATGGAGCATCCCGCTTTTGATGGCAGAAGTGGTGATAGGAAGGAAGACCAGGAAGGGCACAGTCGGAGCTTTTAGGGATTTCATGGGGGAAAAGTACACGTGGATGGGTGCATGGGTCGGCTTTGTGTGCTTTGCGCTGGGTGCTTATTACTCGGTTACAATGGCTTGGACTCTTAGGTACTTCTTCTACGGGCTTTTTGGAGTATTAAAACCCGGAGTTGATACGGCGGCCTTGTGGAATGGATTTATATCTTCGCCATGGCAGGGAGTTATGTTTCACGCCCTTGCGGTAGGAATGGCGGCTTTCGTGGTATTCAGGGGTGTTCAGGGCGGCATTGAAAAGGCTTCCAAGCTCATGATTCCAACTTTATTTGCGCTCTTGGTCATCGGAATGATAAGGGCCCTTACCCTGCCCAATGCAGTAGGTGGATTGAATTACCTTTTCAACCCCGATTTTGGTAAGGTATTGAGCGGCAAGGTATGGCTTGAGGCTTTTACCCAGGCGGCGTGGTCGACTGGAGCCGGTTGGGGCTTCATGATAACTTATGCAGTATACACCAAAGAAAAGGAAGATGTGGCAGCAAACAGCTTTATAACGGGACTTGCCGATACTTCGGCGGCTCTTATTGCAGGAATGACGGTAATCCCCACCATTTTCGCACTGGCGCCTGAGCATCTTAAAGAGGCTATAGGGGCGGGCAATACTGGACTCACTTTTATATGGCTTGCAAAATTGTTCCCACAGATGCCGGGAGGGCAGGTAATTGCGACTCTGTTTTTCCTAGCCATGGCTTTTGCGGCCTTAACTTCGCTTTATGCTATGTACGAAGTCAGCATAAGAAACTTTATGGACGCCGGATGGTCTAGGCAAAAGGCTGCTACATTTGTGGTGACGTTGAGCTTCCTTTGCGGTATACCTTCTGCGGTCAACATAAACATTTTCGAAAATCAGGACCTGGTGTGGGGAGTTGCACTATTAGTCAGCGGGCTTTTTGTGGCGCTCGCCGTGATAAAGTACGGGCTCGAAAAGGCGAGGGTGGAGGACATCAACGCCGTCTCCGATGTAAAGGTGAACAAGTGGTGGAATACATGCATAATGCTTTTCCCGGCAATGTTTGCGGTAATTTGCGGATGGTGGGTCTACCAACAGTTTACATGGTATCCCGAGACGTGGTGGAATCCTTTTGAAGTGTACAGCCCCGGCACTACCTTCGCCCAGTGGGCTATAGTGATAATAGTGCTGCTTATTTACAATGATAGGTTGGCGAGGGCTATAAAGCCAAGTGAGCCTGGGGTTATGACAAGAACAGACGGGAAGGGAGTGTAA
- the guaA gene encoding glutamine-hydrolyzing GMP synthase codes for MPLKDRETVVILDFGGQYSQLIARRVREAHIYSEILPYDTPLERLLDKKPKAIILSGGPASVYSKDAPHCDKRLFETGIPILGICYGMQLMCHLLGGRVEAARAGEYGRAELSVVEEGGLFDGLEKKIQVWMSHGDSIVELPEGFKTLAFTQITPHAAVSNGKNLFGVQFHPEVVHTPDGKKILSNFLYKIAGCSGSWTAEAFVEEQVRLIRERVGNKRALCALSGGVDSSVAAVIAHRAIGDNLTCIFVDHGLLRKGEKEQVENTFREKFQMNLIVVDAKERFLKKLEGVTDPETKRKIIGEEFIRVFEDEAKKLGRIDFLVQGTLYPDVIESGTKTAAVIKSHHNVGGLPENLDFELIEPLRDLFKDEVREVGLKLGLPEEIVFRHPFPGPGLAVRILGEITTEKLRIVREADAIVTEEIKKAGLYGDIWQAFAVLTDVKSVGVMGDSRTYAYTVAVRAVTSEDGMTADWAKIPYDVLDKISRRITGEVPGVNRVVFDITSKPPATIEWE; via the coding sequence TTGCCTTTAAAAGATAGGGAAACGGTTGTGATTTTGGATTTCGGTGGCCAGTACAGCCAGCTCATAGCCCGAAGGGTGAGGGAAGCCCACATATATTCCGAGATACTGCCCTACGATACTCCGTTAGAAAGGCTACTGGATAAAAAACCAAAAGCCATAATCCTTTCCGGCGGCCCGGCCAGCGTATACTCAAAAGACGCGCCGCACTGCGACAAAAGGCTTTTTGAAACGGGCATTCCGATTCTAGGAATCTGTTACGGGATGCAGCTTATGTGCCACCTGCTGGGAGGCAGGGTGGAAGCGGCGAGGGCAGGGGAATACGGCAGGGCGGAACTTTCTGTAGTAGAAGAAGGAGGCCTTTTTGATGGCCTCGAAAAGAAGATTCAGGTATGGATGAGTCATGGAGACTCCATTGTCGAGCTCCCCGAAGGATTTAAAACGCTTGCTTTTACCCAGATTACACCGCACGCAGCAGTGAGCAATGGGAAAAATTTATTCGGCGTTCAGTTTCACCCCGAGGTGGTTCACACCCCAGACGGCAAAAAAATCCTTTCGAATTTCCTTTATAAAATAGCTGGCTGCAGCGGCTCCTGGACTGCAGAGGCTTTCGTGGAGGAACAGGTAAGGCTCATAAGGGAAAGGGTGGGAAACAAAAGGGCCCTCTGCGCCTTGAGCGGAGGGGTCGATTCTTCGGTCGCTGCGGTAATTGCCCACAGGGCTATCGGCGACAACCTAACCTGCATTTTCGTAGACCACGGCCTTCTAAGAAAGGGCGAAAAGGAGCAGGTGGAAAATACCTTCAGGGAAAAGTTTCAGATGAACCTCATCGTGGTGGATGCTAAAGAGAGATTTTTGAAAAAGCTAGAAGGCGTTACAGATCCCGAAACGAAGAGGAAAATTATAGGCGAAGAATTCATAAGAGTTTTTGAAGATGAGGCAAAAAAGCTAGGCAGGATTGACTTTTTAGTGCAGGGGACTTTATACCCTGACGTAATAGAAAGCGGAACTAAGACGGCTGCAGTGATAAAAAGCCACCACAACGTGGGAGGCCTTCCAGAAAATCTCGATTTCGAGCTCATCGAACCCCTGAGAGACCTTTTCAAAGACGAGGTAAGGGAAGTGGGCTTGAAGCTCGGCCTTCCCGAGGAAATAGTATTTCGCCATCCCTTCCCGGGGCCGGGCCTTGCGGTGAGAATATTGGGAGAGATAACGACCGAGAAATTGCGCATAGTCCGGGAGGCTGATGCCATAGTTACGGAAGAGATAAAAAAAGCCGGGCTTTACGGGGATATATGGCAGGCTTTTGCTGTGCTCACCGATGTGAAAAGCGTAGGTGTGATGGGAGATAGCAGGACTTACGCCTATACTGTAGCTGTCCGGGCCGTGACGAGCGAGGACGGGATGACCGCCGACTGGGCAAAAATTCCCTACGATGTGCTGGATAAAATTTCAAGGAGGATAACAGGCGAAGTTCCAGGAGTAAACAGGGTGGTTTTTGATATAACCTCGAAACCGCCTGCTACTATAGAGTGGGAGTAA
- the pstC gene encoding phosphate ABC transporter permease subunit PstC, translated as MKEKFIKVILASAASASVLIMIGIVFSLLEETAGFFKEVTIKEFLTQTRWTPLFTPAHYGILPLICGTALVTLIAVMVAAPVGLASALYLSEYAPDSLRRVVKPVLEILAGIPSIVYGYFALTFITPIIRSVFPQANVFNALSAGIVMGIMLIPMVSSLSEDAMLSVPNSLREAAYALGATKLEVSCKVVLPAATSGIVASFILAISRAIGETMIVALAAGSTPKLTFNPLESIQTMTAFIVQVLLGDAPFGSIEYKSVYAVASVLFAMTLSLNIVGNLIVRRYREVY; from the coding sequence ATGAAGGAAAAATTTATCAAGGTTATTTTGGCATCAGCAGCTTCGGCTTCGGTGTTAATAATGATAGGTATAGTTTTTTCGCTTTTAGAAGAGACTGCCGGTTTTTTCAAAGAAGTCACCATAAAGGAGTTTTTGACACAGACAAGGTGGACTCCCCTTTTTACCCCGGCACATTACGGCATATTGCCGCTTATCTGCGGGACGGCTCTTGTGACGTTGATAGCGGTGATGGTGGCGGCGCCGGTAGGGCTTGCCAGTGCTTTGTACCTCAGTGAATACGCTCCGGATTCTTTAAGGCGGGTGGTTAAGCCGGTCTTAGAAATACTTGCCGGAATACCCAGTATAGTTTACGGCTACTTCGCCCTAACTTTCATCACGCCCATTATAAGATCCGTATTCCCGCAGGCCAACGTTTTTAACGCGTTAAGCGCGGGCATAGTAATGGGTATAATGCTGATTCCCATGGTCTCGTCGCTCAGCGAAGATGCCATGTTATCGGTGCCTAACTCATTGAGAGAAGCGGCCTATGCTCTAGGGGCTACAAAACTTGAAGTTTCCTGCAAGGTAGTGCTGCCCGCTGCGACTTCTGGGATAGTCGCCTCATTTATTCTAGCCATATCGAGGGCAATAGGCGAGACGATGATAGTGGCCCTTGCTGCTGGAAGCACCCCGAAGCTTACCTTTAACCCTCTAGAAAGCATACAGACGATGACGGCTTTCATCGTACAGGTTTTGTTGGGCGATGCGCCTTTTGGCTCGATTGAATATAAAAGTGTATACGCGGTTGCAAGCGTGCTCTTTGCGATGACGTTGTCTCTAAATATTGTGGGTAATTTAATAGTCCGCCGCTACAGGGAGGTATATTGA
- the lpdA gene encoding dihydrolipoyl dehydrogenase has translation MDYNVIVIGGGPGGYTAAIRASELGARVALVEENSLGGTCLNRGCIPTKVYAHAASIINEIKKAGQFGIAAQYTLDVNKLRAKKEKVIERLVGGVGYLMRAYDVDVIKGKAKFLDRNTIQVDRKYTAEKFIIATGSKTLFPPVPGIDLPGVMTSDRALELERVPERVAIIGAGIIGLEFANIYSSLGSQVAVIEMLPEMLPMVDRDIAGILQSALEDRGIELHLNSRVEKIEEGPIVVFTKGGNTERLECDAVLVAVGRVANVNGVEVLKLQMEGKGIKVDDFMRTNIDNIYAVGDVTGGIQLAHVAAYQGIIAAHNAVGEKRKADMKVVPSCVYTEPEIAWVGLNETLARKKYGDIKVGTFTYSASGRALTMGEDYGLIKMIAEAKYNQIVGMEVIGRDATEIIHEGVLAIKEEFTAEEIAETIHAHPTISECIKEACEDILGLPINKVRTSNNL, from the coding sequence ATGGACTACAACGTAATAGTAATAGGAGGCGGACCTGGCGGTTATACGGCTGCCATAAGGGCGAGTGAACTGGGAGCAAGGGTTGCCCTGGTAGAGGAAAATTCATTAGGTGGCACGTGCCTTAACAGAGGCTGTATACCTACTAAGGTTTATGCGCACGCCGCATCGATAATAAATGAAATAAAAAAGGCCGGGCAGTTTGGTATAGCAGCCCAGTATACTCTCGACGTTAATAAACTGAGAGCGAAAAAAGAGAAAGTGATAGAAAGGCTCGTGGGCGGCGTGGGCTACCTTATGAGGGCGTACGACGTGGACGTCATAAAGGGCAAAGCCAAATTTCTCGACAGAAACACAATACAGGTGGACAGGAAATACACAGCAGAAAAATTCATCATAGCTACAGGTTCAAAAACACTTTTTCCACCGGTGCCGGGTATTGACCTTCCCGGCGTCATGACCAGTGACAGGGCCCTCGAGCTGGAAAGGGTACCGGAGAGAGTCGCGATAATAGGAGCGGGGATAATAGGGCTTGAGTTTGCCAATATATATAGCTCGTTGGGCAGCCAGGTCGCCGTAATAGAAATGCTGCCGGAGATGTTGCCCATGGTAGACAGGGACATAGCCGGTATATTGCAGAGCGCCCTCGAAGATAGGGGAATTGAGCTACATCTCAACAGCAGGGTTGAAAAGATAGAAGAGGGCCCGATAGTGGTGTTTACAAAAGGCGGGAATACCGAACGGCTGGAGTGCGATGCGGTACTGGTGGCAGTGGGAAGGGTAGCAAACGTGAACGGCGTTGAAGTGCTCAAGCTGCAGATGGAAGGAAAAGGAATAAAAGTGGATGACTTTATGAGGACGAATATTGACAACATATACGCAGTGGGAGATGTAACAGGAGGAATACAGCTTGCCCACGTGGCAGCCTATCAGGGCATAATTGCAGCTCACAATGCCGTTGGAGAAAAAAGGAAGGCCGACATGAAGGTCGTGCCGAGCTGCGTATATACAGAACCGGAGATTGCGTGGGTGGGGTTGAATGAGACTCTAGCCAGAAAAAAATACGGGGATATCAAAGTAGGAACCTTTACCTATTCGGCCTCAGGCAGAGCGCTGACTATGGGAGAAGATTATGGCTTAATAAAGATGATAGCCGAAGCAAAATACAACCAGATAGTGGGAATGGAAGTTATCGGCAGGGATGCCACGGAAATAATACACGAAGGCGTGCTGGCTATAAAGGAAGAATTTACGGCAGAGGAAATAGCGGAGACGATACATGCGCACCCGACCATATCGGAGTGTATAAAGGAAGCGTGTGAAGATATATTGGGTTTGCCTATAAATAAGGTCCGAACATCAAATAATTTATGA
- a CDS encoding PstS family phosphate ABC transporter substrate-binding protein, whose amino-acid sequence MTSKKIRPLLLLFLSALLVLTACGGRNDGGEGNSTLSGNIEIDGSSTVYPITEAVAEEFMKIYPEVNVTVGVSGTGGGFKRFVVGEIDINDASRPIKEEEIEKAKQNGIEFIELPVAYDGITVVVNKENDWVDSLTIEELKKIWSPDSKVTKWSDIRPGWPEQKINLYGPGTDSGTFEYFTEAVNGKARESRFDYTASEDDNVLVQGVSQDKYALGYFGFAYYLENMDRLKAVKIDSGTGPVEPTMDTIREGTYKPLSRPLFIYVNKKSLERPEVKEFVNFYMKNAGKLASEVGYVPMAEDVYNENLSKLK is encoded by the coding sequence GTGACGTCCAAAAAAATAAGACCCCTGCTTTTATTGTTCCTCTCAGCATTATTAGTGCTCACTGCCTGCGGTGGCAGGAATGATGGAGGTGAAGGAAATTCGACTTTAAGCGGGAACATCGAGATCGACGGCTCTAGCACCGTGTACCCTATTACTGAAGCGGTAGCGGAAGAGTTCATGAAAATTTATCCGGAAGTGAACGTCACAGTAGGAGTATCCGGCACAGGTGGAGGATTTAAGCGGTTTGTGGTTGGAGAAATAGACATAAATGACGCTTCTCGTCCTATAAAAGAGGAAGAGATCGAAAAGGCAAAACAAAACGGCATTGAATTCATCGAACTTCCGGTAGCCTACGACGGCATTACGGTAGTTGTCAATAAGGAAAACGACTGGGTTGACAGCTTGACGATCGAAGAATTGAAAAAGATATGGTCGCCTGACAGCAAAGTCACAAAATGGAGCGACATAAGGCCGGGATGGCCTGAACAGAAGATTAACCTCTACGGTCCGGGAACCGACTCTGGGACATTCGAATATTTCACCGAGGCAGTCAACGGGAAGGCCAGGGAGAGCCGCTTCGATTACACTGCCAGTGAAGATGACAATGTTTTGGTCCAGGGAGTGAGCCAGGACAAGTACGCCCTTGGGTACTTCGGATTTGCGTACTACTTGGAAAACATGGATAGATTAAAAGCGGTTAAGATTGATAGCGGCACAGGACCTGTTGAGCCAACTATGGATACAATAAGGGAAGGCACTTATAAGCCCCTGTCGAGACCGCTATTCATCTACGTAAACAAAAAATCGTTGGAGCGTCCCGAAGTGAAAGAATTTGTCAATTTTTACATGAAAAATGCGGGGAAACTTGCAAGCGAAGTAGGGTACGTCCCCATGGCCGAGGACGTATATAATGAAAATCTCAGCAAATTAAAGTAG
- the pstA gene encoding phosphate ABC transporter permease PstA, which produces MSAQEVKFRPRLERRKWIDATSKFAFAGSAFFGVTVLFVLLFRIILDSLGWLDLQFLTSFPSRFPEKAGIFPALLGTIYVILITAAFSIPIGIAAAIFLEEYAKKNKLVSFIQLNIYNLAGVPSIVYGILGLTVFVRWMKLGRSLLAGGLTMGILVLPVVIVSAQEAIRAVPDSWREAAYALGATKWQTVRYVVLPTALPGIMTGVILALSRAIGETAPLIPIGALTFIRTLPKSPFDSFTVLPIQIYNWTSRPQEDFRAIAAAAIVVLLFVLLSMNFVAIMIRNKYQRRIKEV; this is translated from the coding sequence ATGTCGGCGCAAGAAGTTAAATTCCGTCCCCGCCTCGAGAGGCGAAAATGGATCGACGCAACGTCAAAATTCGCATTTGCAGGTTCTGCATTTTTCGGAGTTACGGTGCTTTTCGTCCTCCTTTTTAGAATAATTTTGGACAGCTTGGGCTGGCTGGATTTACAGTTCCTAACTTCCTTTCCATCCCGCTTCCCTGAAAAGGCGGGAATCTTTCCGGCTTTATTGGGCACGATATACGTAATTTTAATAACTGCTGCTTTCTCTATCCCTATAGGAATTGCCGCTGCGATATTTCTGGAAGAATATGCAAAAAAGAACAAATTGGTCTCTTTTATACAGCTTAATATCTACAATTTGGCAGGAGTCCCGTCGATAGTATACGGCATACTGGGACTTACGGTGTTCGTCCGGTGGATGAAGCTCGGAAGGAGCCTTTTGGCTGGCGGGCTGACAATGGGGATTTTGGTGCTTCCGGTTGTCATAGTATCGGCCCAGGAGGCCATCCGCGCTGTGCCGGATTCATGGAGGGAAGCGGCTTATGCGCTGGGAGCGACTAAATGGCAGACAGTGCGCTATGTGGTGCTACCCACGGCACTTCCGGGGATAATGACCGGCGTGATTCTCGCCCTGTCGAGGGCAATAGGCGAAACGGCACCTCTTATCCCGATTGGGGCGCTGACTTTTATTAGGACCTTGCCGAAAAGCCCCTTTGATTCGTTCACCGTGCTCCCTATCCAGATTTACAACTGGACGTCGCGGCCCCAGGAAGACTTCAGGGCCATAGCTGCGGCTGCCATAGTAGTGCTGCTTTTTGTCTTGCTCTCGATGAATTTCGTTGCCATAATGATTAGAAATAAGTACCAACGAAGGATAAAGGAAGTGTGA